The nucleotide window aaacaaacgaAAGAATGAACCTAATCGTTATTTAATTCGAACTTGAATTCTTATCGTAGATGGTAATTTGATATTGTTTAGGAAACGGAAAACTTCCATAACTGAAATTTTCAGTAGTAGCGTAAGGTAGGTAGGCAGGTAGACGGTTAACCGCAAGGCTGCATTAATTTCTTGAAATGTGGTTGAAAGGAACGAAACTACGTTAGACTCAAGATTGTCATTCATCGTTTACCCAATGACTTACGCCTATTAGAGGGTACAGAGAATCCTATGTTAAGAAATACCTAATTGATTCAATTTTTTTACTACTTCTAACTACTAGGAACTGCtgttgcggggactttaacaaacaatggacacaaagtacaaccagccTCGAAACACCTATTTGTGTATACCTACCACTTATAGGTgtttgttctgtgtgggaatcgaatctacgACCTCCCGACTCTCCGCAATGGTAGTGGCTTGGCAACCATGCCACCTTTAACCACGGGTCTCTACTCCTTCTAGtctgatttaataataaaggtGCAATCATTAATCTTTAACAGATCTGTGTAAAATATCAAGTACCAAAATACCTACCACCTCATTTGCAGTAGCGGATTAGTGATTTCCATGAGAACTAGCGTGCAAGCGAACGTGCAACCCGTGTAATCCATCTGCATGTATATCGTTATAGCAGCGAGCGCGCTGAAGTGATGGAACAGCATCAGGATCGCGTCGGTCCAGTAGACCACGCACCACAGCAGGTCGAACGCGAAGTAACCCCATGACCATAGCATTAACGCGTACTGAGAAGGCATCACTTTACCTGAAAGACATTGTCTTTAGAAGCCACCTGTAACAGTTAGCCTAcctacagtacctacctactatgtTTCAGGAATCCGAAGTGTCGTTAAAATTCGATGTTCGATAAATGTCATATGTTTCTAAATCGATATATAGGTTCGTACTTTCGCGAATTATGATAGGTCTAGAAGatttaaatttcattcaaaCGCAGCttggaaatgaatgaaataattgTAAGAATCAATCGAAATTTTGTGAGAAGTTTCGTTTTCATTACACTTAGTAGCCATAGAAGGCAATCTgcttattgattttaaaatctttGCTTTAGGTATAACTGAaaattatagtaggtataggAGAGGTTTGTCCacaagaattttttttttgtttattcatcAGTAATTACAAACCAACTTAGGCGTAGGCGAGACATAATGACGAAGGCGTGGacgtcatacatttttatactgaGCTTTTTAAGCTTGGgcttcaaacaaaaatatgataggtaggtacatgtAAATGAATTTATGCCGACTACTGGACAACCTATTGAAAAACTTTAGGAAAGCGTTTTCCTTGCTGCAGGACTGTAAAATACCAAAACCCTATTTTAACTTTTGTTCGTGCTGGCAAAGCAAAGTACTGACTGGTTAACTGATCCGCATTGTTCAGGGTCCGTACGCCACATTGGTAGAATCCAACGATGGCAGCAACGGTTCCGTGGAGTAGGGTAACCACTCTTGAGCACCATTCTGGACTCTTTTCGGGCGAGTTTATAACCGTGTATATGTACAGGTTGGACCACAACAAAAACGAAGTTAACTTTATCAGCCACGGATTCGATAATTCGAAATACTCCATTCAGATCTGCATTGTTGTTTTACACTGTATTTTATCTAGTTTTGGTTagtttgaatattgttttattacattttctgaTCAAGTGTGTATTTTGTGTTGATATGTTTGCTATGAAGTTGTCAGTGTCTCATTGTAGTTTGTCTATGATTACATAGTGAGATTTTGGAGTTTTAATTGTGATTCAAAAAGGTAGACACTCCTTTGTGTCACTGTAGAGTTAGGCGTTTATCCATAATTTCATGTGGTACCTACTCCTTTTAAATTTATGATTGTGATTAATAAAAGCAGATATAGGTAGGTAAATTAAAATAGCTTctaaaatttcatcgtaatatttatttactaataaaattttataaattaatcgcCATTTAATAAAGTTCGCTCCATTGGAGGATAACaatacaactttttatttacattttaatacttaCTACTAACTACAAAAATACCTTTCGCATATTTCAGTCATAATTTCACAATTTTTCTAAGTACACTTTGTAGGATAATCGTATCGACGACTCCCGAGCAGACGTCACGCATCACGAGAGAAACACGGAAAGTCGGCGTTCAAGAAGAACGGTCAGCGGACGGACATACAAATCGCGCAGGGATCACTCCTTTCTACGGCTATCGATACCGTAGCTTATCGACGTACTTCTCGATGGCGCGATACCGCGACGGGGGCATCGCTTCCTTGAGCATCTGGCGGAACCGGACGTCCTCACCGAGGGCGAGGCACAGTTGTCGAGCGTGCAGCCGCGCGTCGGCGCTGGCGTCCCCGAGCATCTCACCCGCCGCGCGCAGCAGCGCCGTGCGCGTGTCGGGCGGCAGCGCCAGGGCCCGCGCCGCGCCACCCGCCGACACCAGCCGCGCTAGGGCGTGCGCTGCCGCCGCCCGCACCGGGCCTGCGCGGTGACCGGCGCCGCGCCGGGCCAGCGTGGACACAGCGCGCACGTCACTACCACCGCACGCCAGGCGCACGAGGGCATCGGCGGCGTCGGCACGCAGGAAGCGGTTGACGTCGGCGCAGCGTTCCAGCAGAGCGCCCGCCGCCTCGTCCAGTTCTGGATCGAGCGCTCGGCCGCGGTGCTCGAACAGTGCCCCCAGCGTGCCGCACGCTGCCCGCGCCACGCGGGAGCGTAGCGAGCGGACGTGCGCCGCTGTGGCGCGAGTTGCGGCTCGCCAGCTGGCAGCGGGGGCCCGTGCCGCGGGGTCAGACGCCAGGCGCTCAGTCTCGACGAGGCCGCTGACGATGACCTCCCAGTCTTCGTGCCGGGCCGGCACTATGCACTCGGCGAGGGCGGTGCGAACGTCCCTCTCGCACGCTCGCGGCGGGTCATA belongs to Anticarsia gemmatalis isolate Benzon Research Colony breed Stoneville strain chromosome 9, ilAntGemm2 primary, whole genome shotgun sequence and includes:
- the LOC142975538 gene encoding TLC domain-containing protein 5-like isoform X2; the protein is MEYFELSNPWLIKLTSFLLWSNLYIYTVINSPEKSPEWCSRVVTLLHGTVAAIVGFYQCGVRTLNNADQLTSKVMPSQYALMLWSWGYFAFDLLWCVVYWTDAILMLFHHFSALAAITIYMQMDYTGCTFACTLVLMEITNPLLQMRWFLKKQGYGDTYIFLFIEVLYLILFLSLRGILGTCIIYWVFKTDIFCIEEKIITVILYIVSIAFIYDIAGYVVYKYKKELVSIKNYWLSKICKLLQGDIINI
- the LOC142975538 gene encoding TLC domain-containing protein 5-like isoform X1 translates to MEYFELSNPWLIKLTSFLLWSNLYIYTVINSPEKSPEWCSRVVTLLHGTVAAIVGFYQCGVRTLNNADQLTSKVMPSQYALMLWSWGYFAFDLLWCVVYWTDAILMLFHHFSALAAITIYMQMDYTGCTFACTLVLMEITNPLLQMRWFLKKQGYGDTYIFLFIEVLYLILFLSLRGILGTCIIYWVFKTDIFCIEEKIITVILYIVSIAFIYDIAGYVVYKYKKELIIGYQKFANFCKATSLTFNELQPIGPLREDMVAIVVDQTKKTINK